A genomic region of Methanosarcina thermophila TM-1 contains the following coding sequences:
- the cysK gene encoding cysteine synthase A, which produces MGRIFSDITWTIGNTPLVRLNRITKGLHADVLAKVESFNPMGSVKDRIGLAMIEEAEREGRIKEGTTIIEATSGNTGIALACVCAARGYNLILVMPETMTVERRKLLKALGAELVLTSGAEGMRGAVNKAEQMAADDPALYFIPQQFQNPANPEIHRRTTAEEIWRDTDGKADVIVAGVGTGGTITGIASVIKKRKPSFKAIAVEPAESPVLSGGSPGPHRIQGIGAGFVPDVLQLELIDEIIKVTGDEAAATARRLAKEEGILAGISSGAATWAALQVASREEMRGKTIVVILPDTGERYLSTDLFD; this is translated from the coding sequence ATGGGTCGGATATTTTCTGATATAACCTGGACAATTGGCAATACTCCTCTTGTCAGGCTAAACCGCATAACCAAAGGACTGCATGCGGATGTGCTGGCAAAAGTCGAATCCTTCAATCCCATGGGCAGTGTGAAGGACAGAATAGGGCTGGCAATGATCGAAGAAGCCGAACGTGAAGGGAGAATCAAAGAAGGCACCACTATTATTGAAGCAACCAGCGGCAATACCGGCATCGCACTTGCATGCGTTTGTGCTGCCCGCGGCTACAATCTTATACTGGTTATGCCTGAAACTATGACTGTAGAACGAAGAAAACTGCTTAAAGCTCTGGGAGCGGAACTTGTCCTGACCTCGGGAGCGGAAGGAATGAGGGGGGCAGTCAATAAAGCCGAACAGATGGCTGCCGACGATCCTGCACTTTATTTCATACCCCAGCAATTCCAGAACCCCGCAAACCCTGAGATTCACAGAAGGACAACAGCCGAAGAGATCTGGAGAGATACTGACGGCAAAGCCGATGTTATTGTAGCGGGCGTGGGAACTGGCGGAACTATTACAGGGATTGCCAGTGTTATCAAAAAACGGAAGCCTTCTTTTAAGGCGATTGCAGTCGAGCCTGCCGAATCTCCTGTACTCAGCGGAGGAAGCCCTGGCCCGCACAGGATCCAGGGAATCGGTGCAGGTTTTGTTCCTGATGTTCTCCAGCTTGAGCTGATTGATGAAATTATCAAAGTTACAGGAGATGAAGCCGCTGCCACAGCCCGAAGGCTGGCAAAGGAAGAAGGTATTCTTGCAGGGATATCTTCAGGGGCTGCTACCTGGGCTGCACTTCAGGTCGCATCCAGAGAAGAAATGCGCGGAAAGACGATTGTTGTAATTCTGCCGGATACGGGAGAGCGTTATTTGAGCACTGACCTGTTTGACTGA
- the cysE gene encoding serine O-acetyltransferase: MRIREDIETVFKKDPAARSTLEVICCYPGLHAIWIHRVSHSLWNRHFYFLARLLSHISRMLTGIEIHPGAKLGRRVFIDHGSGVVIGETAEVGDDVLIYMGVVLGGTTLEKKKRHPTIENDVVIGSGATVLGPITVGRGAKIGAGSVVIRPVPPGATVVGVPARIAEPRPSPSAGQLDHDKLPDPGLIVIGQILDRLSRLEDQFKAHEKSISREEKTTQEAALKDEQIYSLLKEVIDPGVGMDIVKLGLVKEVIVDGPNVDVNLVLTTSSCPMIEYFKEQIRRKVLSAEGIEKVNVNILDEPWSWDKFKKQAAR; the protein is encoded by the coding sequence ATGAGAATCAGAGAAGATATAGAGACTGTTTTTAAAAAAGACCCGGCAGCAAGGTCTACGCTTGAGGTTATCTGCTGTTATCCGGGCTTGCATGCTATCTGGATACACAGGGTATCCCACTCGCTCTGGAATAGACACTTCTATTTTCTGGCTCGTTTGCTCTCTCACATCTCCAGAATGTTGACAGGTATTGAGATCCATCCCGGAGCAAAGCTTGGAAGGCGAGTTTTTATAGATCATGGGTCCGGGGTAGTCATCGGGGAAACAGCTGAAGTCGGAGATGATGTTCTTATATACATGGGGGTTGTGCTGGGCGGAACAACTCTGGAAAAGAAAAAACGCCACCCTACTATTGAAAATGACGTGGTTATCGGTTCAGGAGCAACCGTGCTCGGACCAATTACTGTTGGCAGAGGCGCAAAAATAGGTGCTGGCTCGGTTGTTATCCGACCAGTCCCTCCCGGAGCTACGGTTGTGGGAGTACCTGCAAGGATTGCGGAGCCGCGTCCATCCCCTTCAGCAGGGCAGCTGGATCATGATAAGCTTCCTGATCCTGGACTTATTGTTATAGGACAGATACTCGACCGGTTGAGCAGATTAGAAGACCAGTTCAAAGCACATGAGAAGTCAATCTCCAGAGAGGAGAAAACTACACAGGAAGCAGCACTTAAGGACGAGCAAATCTATTCCCTACTAAAAGAAGTGATTGACCCTGGAGTAGGCATGGATATCGTAAAACTGGGACTGGTCAAGGAAGTTATCGTAGATGGTCCAAATGTAGATGTAAACCTTGTATTGACGACTAGCTCCTGCCCCATGATCGAGTACTTTAAGGAACAGATCCGGCGAAAAGTCCTGAGCGCTGAAGGGATAGAAAAAGTTAACGTTAATATCCTCGACGAGCCCTGGAGCTGGGATAAATTCAAAAAACAGGCAGCACGTTAA